A stretch of Miscanthus floridulus cultivar M001 chromosome 13, ASM1932011v1, whole genome shotgun sequence DNA encodes these proteins:
- the LOC136501035 gene encoding FCS-Like Zinc finger 6-like yields MMLGKQGSGRPSPAAARQQQNHMRRTTSMTEFAAPDVLADVAEEEDEELQLLPAHAEAAAAAAGEAAAELDADPYGWAIGGSAAAGRADWLAAYRARAAPALAGLRRNSADFSAAETAAFLRACGLCNRRLGPGRDTFMYRGDTAFCSLECRQQHITIEEWKEKCALATPPPASDPVVPLPPSGAGSDKSGTVAAAS; encoded by the exons ATGATGCTGGGGAAGCAGGGATCCGGGCGcccgtcgccggcggcggcgcggcagcaGCAGAACCACATGCGGCGGACGACGAGCATGACGGAGTTCGCGGCGCCGGACGTGCTGGCGgacgtggcggaggaggaggacgaggagctgcagctgctgcCGGCGCACgcggaggcagcagcagcagcagcaggggagGCGGCGGCCGAGCTGGATGCGGACCCCTACGGGTGGGCCATCGGCGGCTCGGCGGCGGCCGGGCGGGCCGACTGGCTGGCGGCGTACCGCGCCCGCGCGGCGCCGGCGCTGGCTGGGCTCCGCCGGAACTCGGCCGACTTCTCGGCCGCCGAGACCGCCGCGTTCCTCCGCGCCTGCGGGCTCTGCAACCGCCGCCTCGGACCCGGCCGCGACACCTTCATGTACAG GGGCGACACGGCGTTCTGCAGCCTCGAGTGCCGGCAGCAGCACATCACGATCGAGGAGTGGAAGGAGAAGTGCGCgctcgccacgccgccgccggcgtccGACCCGGTGGTGCCGCTACCGCCCAGCGGCGCGGGCTCCGACAAATCCGGCACGGTCGCCGCGGCCTCCTGA